TAGTGTTTTCTGGCTCTTGATTTGAAGATCAGTTTTATTCTCAGTGAAGTTTATTAGATAAGTCATTTTATCAGAAATTAGATTGTGTTATGGGCTAACCTGAGATCTGAAATAGCTTTATGTGATAAAGGCAGGTTAGTAGCCTAACAAAGTCTTTGTGGaactaaatgtttgttgaattaagcGTATTGTCTCTGTATGATTAAGTTGCAGTATATATAATGgtattattttcttgctttaaaGAATAATgtaaattccttaaaatattttaataagtaataGGTTACTTTCATTATTTCTTGTTCAGGGATTTAACTCTTGTGAACTTACaaaatatagaatttattttgttagtttgatATTACAGTTACATTATGGATTTTGTGCATTTTTCCGCTTAACCTTTTTGGGATGGAAATGGAATGCAGAACTCCAAATATCAAAAGTACTGCTTTAATTATTAGCATGAAGctgatttaaagtatattataGGACATAGATGAAACAAAAATTTCGTATTTGTCTGGAAACTTTCCCTACCACTGTTAGATCTTACTATACTTCTTTTTATCcttgaaatataaatgaaaaggtAGGCTATAGAGATTAGTTTCAAATCTAACCTTTTAATTAAAGAACTAGTAGGAATTTAATTTTCTGGTAgttattctttgttattttttggtGTGAACTAAAGTTTAGTTGAATTTTAGAGGGAAATAGATAAATGGATTTGCTGTATTATTGTGCACTCTTCTGCAATACTTATTCTAGAAGTACTTCTGTGAAAGTATAATTCTTCTTATAGATACCACTTTAtccatttgaaaaagaaagattcGTAGACTAGAAGAGCTATGatgaatcatttcttttttttttttttttttttaaataattcactcTGGGGTATAAGTGACGTCAACAAGGTTTAATGTGACGTCTCCCCCTAGAATGTTTGCATTTTTAgttactctgtttttttttaatttaattttatttatttatttatttatttatttatttttggctgtgctgggtcttcgtttctgtgcgtgggctttctccagttgtggcaagtgggggccactcttcatcgcggtgcgcgggcctctcactgtcgcggcctctcttgttgtggagcacaggctccagacgcgcaggctcaatagttgtggctcacgggcccagttgctccacggcatatgggatcttcccagaccagggctcgaacccgtgtcccctgcattggcaggcagattctcaaccactgcgccaccagggaagcccgtcattTCTTGATTTATAATTAGATACCAGATTTGATGCTATATTTGTAGCTGGATTTTAGTATTGTATGTAGAAACATAACCAGTGTTAGACCATTCTGTTGCAGTAGGAATATTAGGTTGCCTACAGACGGTGTAATTATTGCACAGATAAATAAAACTGGCTCTGTTTTTGGAGTTAATCTGTAGtttttaatcatttgttttaATAGGTTGCCATGTTAAGAAGACATGTAATAGGACTGAATTTAGCAAACACTTCTATACATCCTGTCattcatgtttatatattttcctagaaatctttttcattttccataaGATGTTCAAATGTCCCTATACAATTAGACGAGATTATTTATTATGGATTAAGTTAATAGGAATGCTgttatgttttctaaaaaaaaaattatttttatatgtagtaaCATTCTTCATGGTGTTTTATCCATCTTGGGTTTTGAGAACTTTGATTTGCCTTTGCTAgcctaaaaatatgaaatattatttttattgtttaggaTACCCATgtgcttaaatattttatattaagtgCCCTTATTAGAAGTAGCTCTTCAGATTCCATCTATTCCTTAACATTTGTGTACCATGATGAGATTGTAAattaaagcaaattttaatttaattaatacttGTTTTTATACTCATAAGATACTGAAAAGTAGATAAtgctcttgtaaaaataaatgcaaaccagtaatataataaattttaagatagaagttcataatacatttaaaaatattagaggGCTAGAGCAGGCTAATTATTTCAgattaaaatgttgttttttccTTAACAGACCTTCCTGATGTAAATGATAAACAAAGCCAAGCCATAAATGATCTCCTAGAAGCCATATATCCAAGTGTGGACAAGCGAGAATACATTATTAAGCTAGAACCCATAGAAACTAATCAGAATGCAGTGTTTCAATATATTTCAAGGACTGATAATCCTACTGAAGTCACAGAGTCAAGCAGTACTCCTGAACAGCCTGAAGTTCAAATACAGGAAACTAGCACTGAACAGTCTAAAACAGTTCCAGTTACAGACACAGAGGTGGAAACTGTAGAGCCCCCTCCTGTTGAAATTGTTGCAGATGAAGTTGCACCTACATCTGATGAACAACTGCAGGAATCACAGGCTGACTTGGAAACTTCTGACAATTCTGATTTTGGTCACCAGTTGATATGTTGTCTTTGTAGAAAAGAATTCAATTCCAGACGAGGTGTTCGTCGTCACATTCGAAAagtacacaagaaaaaaatggaagaactaAAAAAGTACATTGAAACACGAAAGAATCCAAACCAATCCTCTAAAGGACGCAGTAAGAATGTTCTAGTTCCATTAAGTAGGAGTTGTCCAGTATGTTGTAAATCATTTGCTACAAAAGCGAATGTAAGGAGgcattttgatgaagttcataGAGGACTAAGGAGGGATTCAATTACTCCTGATATAGCAACAAAGCCTGGGCAACCTTTGTTCCTGGATTCTGTTTCTCCTAAAAAATCTTTTAAGGCTCGAAAACAAAAGTCGTCTTCAAAGGCTGAATACAATTTAACTGCATGCAAATGCCTCCTTTGCAAGAGGAAATATAGTTCACAAATAATGCTTAAAAGACATATGCAAATTGTCCACAAGATAACTCTTTCTGGAACAAACTCTAAAAGAGAGAAAGGCCCCAGTAATACTGCCAACAGTtcagaaataaaagttaaagttGAACCAGCAGATTCTGTAGAATCTTCACCCCCTTCCATTATCCATTCTCCACAGAATGAATTAAAGGGAACAAAtcattcaaatgaaaaaaagaacgCACCGGCAgcacagaaaaataaagttaaacaaGACTCTGAAAGCCCTAAATCAACTAGTCCGTCTGCTGCAGGTGGCCAGCAAAAAACCAGGAAACCAAAACTTTCAGCTGGCTTTGACTTTAAGCAACTTTACTGTAAACTTTGTAAACGTCAGTTTACTTCCAAACAGAACTTGACTAAACACATTGAATTGCACACAGATGGGAATAACATTTATGTTAAATTCTACAAGTGTCCTCTTTGCACTTATGAAACTCGTCGGAAGCGCGATGTGATACGACATATAACTGTGGTTCATAAAAAGTCATCCCGTTATCTTGGGAAAATAACAGCCAGTTTAGAGATCAGAGCTATAAAAAAGCCCATTGATTTTGTTCTAAATAAAGTGGCAAAAAGAGGCCCTTCAAGAGACGAAGcaaaacatagtgattcaaaacaTGATGGCACTTCTAACTCTCCTAGTAAAAAGTATGAAGTAGCTGATGTTGGTATTGAAGTAAAAGTCACGAAAAACTTTTCTCTTCACAGATGCAATAAATGTGGAAAGGCATTTGCCAAAAAGACTTATCTTGAACATCATAAGAAAACTCATAAGGCAAATGCTTCCAATTCacctgaaggaaacaaaaccaaaggCCGAAGTACAAGATCTAAGGCTCTTGTCTGGTGAGGAACAGTTACagagttttgcttttttccccccatcgaactaaaaaaatcatttgaccataatTTATAGCTGGTTCCATTTTAACACATTTGCTTCCATGTATCTTACGGCAGTGGGAACTGCAAGAGTAATGTGCATATCGCATTTACCTCTTCAGTGACCTTTATTCCAGTGGCTTGGGAACAAAAGTTAACTTCAGAACTTATCTTCCACAGGACAATGCAATATAGTTATAGGTAGATGGCACAGGGTCAGTGATTTCCTCTCAATGTTGTAAAAGATATACATTTATATTGGCTTGTGTTTACAATAGAAGTCTTCTGTTTAACTAACTTTGCACAGGTTTAATTTGATTCAGTGACTTAGTCTACTAATTAATACATTGTAGGAAGTTAAGTATATTAGAATGAATTTGTGAAGGCGATCATTATAGGAAAAAAGTCTTTTGAGGCACTGTAATTATTGTTAAATTAATCTGTGATGGCTAAATAAAGTGCTGCACTCAGAAAAAACAATCCCCAAATTGAATTTAGAAcaattagcatttattatttacatttaacataGTGCTTCCAGGCAAAGGGGGAAACTTGATAAACAAaagtttgggtttatttttccttctccttgggAGTATGTGTTAGTTCCTGTTTTTTAGTTTTGATCTTTGGAAAAAGTGATTGTTTAGGTCCCCGATCctcttatttttacctttttgtttaaataaagttTTGGTGATCATTTCAACATAGGTAATATTAttaaggaggtttttttttttttttctcctggggtTGTGtgttgcaagaaaaataaaattcctattgggaagaaagaaaaaaaatattagttttttaGAGGGTTTTGGAacaaatgtagatttttaaaaagcaatataaaatAAGGAGTAGACTCCCTGTACTTGTTTTTGCAAGTCtctctgtattttaaaagtttacctTCAGTACCTGTGTCCCTTGTATTaatgcatttaatatatttaattagtATTAAATTAGTTTTGGATTCAGGTTCTAAAGCAGTATACTTAGTTTGAGTGCTGAGTAGGTTAAATGTTGTGGTTTGATTATCACACATTTTTTTATTTGTGTGGAAAACTTGAGATGAAACCATCCTTTAGAAGTCACTTACTattgtattattttgaaaataaggttttattggtAAACTCAAAAGTGTtcatttattcccatttctcctcaGATAACTTCAAGTGATGTACGAAAAGGTTTGGAGTTCATTTTTGTGGAAAGACTTTAAATTGGTGTTAGAACCACTAAACATCTTCAAATGGtactatgaggaaaaaaaaagaaaaaaatttgataaatatatGACTGTAACTGCTGTTTTCTGACTAAAATAATAACCATCTAACCACTTGTTTCTAAGGCACTGCCTCTTCCAGCACTTTCAAGTAGCTATGACATTTTGTATTGTCATCCCAGTCCATCAGCTAACCACCCCTGTGCGTTTGGTCTACAGTTTCTACAAAAATGTTGCAAATTTTGTTTTCCAGCAGTTTGTTGATTAAGTGATCAACAACCTGAAGAAAATATCACCACTGGTGATTTTTAATTAACAAAGACTTTATATGTTAGCGATTTTAGTTTTGTTCCACTTTATTTGGCAGAATTTTTATCTGGATTGTACAGATATATAATTTCCTAGTGAGCGTATGTTAGGACCAAAAGACAAATCTCaacacattataaatatttagcctactaaatatttgtaattatttttacatCCATTTATTTCTAACTTGTTCTATAGCacttaaatgtttgaaaatttcattctaaaatatatactacAGGAAACTTCCGGTTCATTTTCATCCATGGATCATCACATTCTTCATTTGTAAACATCTGAGGTTTTTATGAAAAACATTCCcctatttttctttaagtttcatACAAAGCACTTTAATGATAGATGCaacttaatttttcagttttttttaaaagaccacacATTTACTAATGTTAATATGAAGGTAATAGATAGCTTACTGCTATTTTATGGATGCAGACAATCCCTGCACAACCACTTCTTATAATActagtttatttctttaaatattactaAAAAAGGAAGATTGGGGTGTAAACCCtgattctttttctctcccaagTAAAATCTTAAATGACCACTTTAGATAATATTTGATCCCTActgtaaaatttagaaaataatgaatttttgtccatttttgtaaTCAAGATTTTAGGGAAAACAGAAGTACATTTATCTTTAATGAAATACTGGGCAGGTTTTTGTGtatcaatattttatactttttagggaatattttattttttagtaatttttgtcaaattataattttaaaaggtacagCAGAGAATATACCATGTTTTTATATAGGTTCATCCCTGTACTTAGGAGGGACCCTGTCCATCTATATACtttttgtataaaattttaaaatgttgaaggTCCACAAGGTCATAATAAAATGCTTTCATAGCTAGAAAAACATTTACCCTTCCCAGTGCTTTGCACTAAAATATACTGTGAAAGGAAACTAGAAAGACTGTAACTGttgctggaaatgttctatattgaATGTACATGCTCTTGTTGGAAAAATGTACTATATGTGATGGAAATAAACCAGACTCGAAGTTATTTCAGCTAAATGTGCTTCAACCAAGGTGCATTGGTTGAaacttaaatgttttattatcaaatttaaatttattcagtGACTATGAGCAGCTACACTTGAAATTTATcctgatagttttatttttaagaattagagTGATGAtttctctttaatttaaaaacagatttactTTTCCACATATGGAAAACTTGTACTTATAGGTCTAACTTTAATGATTAATAGTGTAATATATTTAGGGAACTAAATGTGTAGgtgttatttcatttataaaccATCTTCGTTAGTTGCACATTATTAAACCTGTATGTTTGACTTTTGCAAGGTGTTATCTTTTATGCATTCCTACACACAAGACATATTCCAAAGATATTTTCCAGACTTAGGTACCTATAACAAGTGGAAAGATATTATGAGGATTCCTAAAAAGCTTGGGGTAGCTCTTTGCTGCAGCCTCTCGTGTGTATGCCAgccttttcctttctgctttacTTGTTAAATACTgtagggaagaaagagaaatatcctgATGTTGGTGGAGGAGAGCCCAATTGCTGCAGTACCCTTACTCCACTCACCTGTTTCCACAGGATGTTTCACATACAGTTTGTCTCCACTGTCGTAACTTTAGAGCCACAGAGCAGGAATTTAGGAGGGGGCATCAAGGGTTCCAAGgactataaaaatatttcatctgggtcatagagaaaaaaatagcattaTGTCAGGACTTGTCTAAATTAGAAGGGCCTagagagattaaaaatattttatcataatagCCAAATTAATGGATCATGGGAAACATAGGAGTTAGAGACTAAACTAGGACCAGTTAAGTAGAATGAACAAGTAAGAAGTGATTAGAAATTCTTTGTTCTTCCTATTCCTTTCTGGTCTTCAtcctttttggttttattttgactCTTGAGGTTTGTCATCTCAGAGGATCAGGCTTGAGGCTCTTGAGAAGAGGCCTAAGAAATTTGTGCCAGAAGCTTTTCTGCACACAGGCTGTATAAGCAAGTATTTATAGTACTTTTTGTTGTCGTTGGGGGGAGTAGTGAAGCAGGTAAAGAACCATCAGAAACTCCTTATTTTATATTAAGACCTATTTCTGGCTACAAATTACATTCACTTTTGCTGCAATTTGATCAATTGA
Above is a genomic segment from Balaenoptera acutorostrata chromosome 7, mBalAcu1.1, whole genome shotgun sequence containing:
- the ZNF800 gene encoding zinc finger protein 800 isoform X3, translated to MPLRDKYCQTDHHHHGCCEPVYILEPGDAPLLQQPLQTSKSGIQQIIECFRSGTKQLKHILLKDVDTIFECKLCRSLFRGLPNLITHKKFYCPPSLQMDDNLPDVNDKQSQAINDLLEAIYPSVDKREYIIKLEPIETNQNAVFQYISRTDNPTEVTESSSTPEQPEVQIQETSTEQSKTVPVTDTEVETVEPPPVEIVADEVAPTSDEQLQESQADLETSDNSDFGHQLICCLCRKEFNSRRGVRRHIRKVHKKKMEELKKYIETRKNPNQSSKGRSKNVLVPLSRSCPVCCKSFATKANVRRHFDEVHRGLRRDSITPDIATKPGQPLFLDSVSPKKSFKARKQKSSSKAEYNLTACKCLLCKRKYSSQIMLKRHMQIVHKITLSGTNSKREKGPSNTANSSEIKVKVEPADSVESSPPSIIHSPQNELKGTNHSNEKKNAPAAQKNKVKQDSESPKSTSPSAAGGQQKTRKPKLSAGFDFKQLYCKLCKRQFTSKQNLTKHIELHTDGNNIYVKFYKCPLCTYETRRKRDVIRHITVVHKKSSRYLGKITASLEIRAIKKPIDFVLNKVAKRGPSRDEAKHSDSKHDGTSNSPSKKYEVADVGIEVKVTKNFSLHRCNKCGKAFAKKTYLEHHKKTHKANASNSPEGNKTKGRSTRSKALVCLGKPSPRSAAALRPAAPGSRCPPAGAVTTRQAAASCRAKLRGGAARERQHAARGLGKPAPP
- the ZNF800 gene encoding zinc finger protein 800 isoform X1, producing MPLRDKYCQTDHHHHGCCEPVYILEPGDAPLLQQPLQTSKSGIQQIIECFRSGTKQLKHILLKDVDTIFECKLCRSLFRGLPNLITHKKFYCPPSLQMDDNLPDVNDKQSQAINDLLEAIYPSVDKREYIIKLEPIETNQNAVFQYISRTDNPTEVTESSSTPEQPEVQIQETSTEQSKTVPVTDTEVETVEPPPVEIVADEVAPTSDEQLQESQADLETSDNSDFGHQLICCLCRKEFNSRRGVRRHIRKVHKKKMEELKKYIETRKNPNQSSKGRSKNVLVPLSRSCPVCCKSFATKANVRRHFDEVHRGLRRDSITPDIATKPGQPLFLDSVSPKKSFKARKQKSSSKAEYNLTACKCLLCKRKYSSQIMLKRHMQIVHKITLSGTNSKREKGPSNTANSSEIKVKVEPADSVESSPPSIIHSPQNELKGTNHSNEKKNAPAAQKNKVKQDSESPKSTSPSAAGGQQKTRKPKLSAGFDFKQLYCKLCKRQFTSKQNLTKHIELHTDGNNIYVKFYKCPLCTYETRRKRDVIRHITVVHKKSSRYLGKITASLEIRAIKKPIDFVLNKVAKRGPSRDEAKHSDSKHDGTSNSPSKKYEVADVGIEVKVTKNFSLHRCNKCGKAFAKKTYLEHHKKTHKANASNSPEGNKTKGRSTRSKALVWYVSRHDHFIQYLQREGNLQDASGSRRPAAPPPCARPPRGAAALPRAPSPRARPPPAAAPSSAAAPPGSASTPPAAWGSPRPRERRRPAAGGRRRARHSPVPQASPVAPLLPAGPAAPAGALEVHSGVGDLPGVLSHRRPAVPPRFTELCPTQPLRRTVCLRAGGWGGRPPC
- the ZNF800 gene encoding zinc finger protein 800 isoform X4; translation: MPLRDKYCQTDHHHHGCCEPVYILEPGDAPLLQQPLQTSKSGIQQIIECFRSGTKQLKHILLKDVDTIFECKLCRSLFRGLPNLITHKKFYCPPSLQMDDNLPDVNDKQSQAINDLLEAIYPSVDKREYIIKLEPIETNQNAVFQYISRTDNPTEVTESSSTPEQPEVQIQETSTEQSKTVPVTDTEVETVEPPPVEIVADEVAPTSDEQLQESQADLETSDNSDFGHQLICCLCRKEFNSRRGVRRHIRKVHKKKMEELKKYIETRKNPNQSSKGRSKNVLVPLSRSCPVCCKSFATKANVRRHFDEVHRGLRRDSITPDIATKPGQPLFLDSVSPKKSFKARKQKSSSKAEYNLTACKCLLCKRKYSSQIMLKRHMQIVHKITLSGTNSKREKGPSNTANSSEIKVKVEPADSVESSPPSIIHSPQNELKGTNHSNEKKNAPAAQKNKVKQDSESPKSTSPSAAGGQQKTRKPKLSAGFDFKQLYCKLCKRQFTSKQNLTKHIELHTDGNNIYVKFYKCPLCTYETRRKRDVIRHITVVHKKSSRYLGKITASLEIRAIKKPIDFVLNKVAKRGPSRDEAKHSDSKHDGTSNSPSKKYEVADVGIEVKVTKNFSLHRCNKCGKAFAKKTYLEHHKKTHKANASNSPEGNKTKGRSTRSKALV
- the ZNF800 gene encoding zinc finger protein 800 isoform X2 gives rise to the protein MDDNLPDVNDKQSQAINDLLEAIYPSVDKREYIIKLEPIETNQNAVFQYISRTDNPTEVTESSSTPEQPEVQIQETSTEQSKTVPVTDTEVETVEPPPVEIVADEVAPTSDEQLQESQADLETSDNSDFGHQLICCLCRKEFNSRRGVRRHIRKVHKKKMEELKKYIETRKNPNQSSKGRSKNVLVPLSRSCPVCCKSFATKANVRRHFDEVHRGLRRDSITPDIATKPGQPLFLDSVSPKKSFKARKQKSSSKAEYNLTACKCLLCKRKYSSQIMLKRHMQIVHKITLSGTNSKREKGPSNTANSSEIKVKVEPADSVESSPPSIIHSPQNELKGTNHSNEKKNAPAAQKNKVKQDSESPKSTSPSAAGGQQKTRKPKLSAGFDFKQLYCKLCKRQFTSKQNLTKHIELHTDGNNIYVKFYKCPLCTYETRRKRDVIRHITVVHKKSSRYLGKITASLEIRAIKKPIDFVLNKVAKRGPSRDEAKHSDSKHDGTSNSPSKKYEVADVGIEVKVTKNFSLHRCNKCGKAFAKKTYLEHHKKTHKANASNSPEGNKTKGRSTRSKALVWYVSRHDHFIQYLQREGNLQDASGSRRPAAPPPCARPPRGAAALPRAPSPRARPPPAAAPSSAAAPPGSASTPPAAWGSPRPRERRRPAAGGRRRARHSPVPQASPVAPLLPAGPAAPAGALEVHSGVGDLPGVLSHRRPAVPPRFTELCPTQPLRRTVCLRAGGWGGRPPC